The Pseudomonas sp. R4-35-07 genome contains a region encoding:
- a CDS encoding DUF3203 family protein → MSLRIEDQLCYFTLGDNAQEHSVPATRVNIATDTEKSMSYVELAAERIYITEAEADALTVAGAHDGRQHVKADAPGSVI, encoded by the coding sequence ATGTCCCTACGTATCGAAGATCAGCTGTGCTACTTCACGCTCGGTGACAATGCTCAGGAACACAGCGTGCCTGCGACCCGAGTCAATATCGCGACCGACACCGAAAAGTCCATGTCGTACGTAGAATTGGCGGCCGAGCGGATCTACATCACCGAAGCCGAGGCTGACGCCCTGACCGTTGCGGGGGCACATGATGGGCGTCAGCATGTGAAGGCTGATGCACCTGGCTCGGTGATTTGA